DNA from Massilia antarctica:
CATCGAATGCCGCGCGGGCTCATCCGCATGCCAATGCGATGCCGAAACTATTCATCCCGAAATAAATTCATCCTGGATAAGCCGCGCAGCCGGCGTGAACGCTACTACTCCGGCAACGGCGCCGCCGTCGATACCGGCGCCGCGGTCTGTGCCGCGTTCATCACCATCGCCAAAAAAGTGTAGTACCCGTTGATCCCCATCAAATCGACCACGCCTTTTTCGCCGAACAGCGCCAGCGCGTTGGCATAGGTCACATCGCTGACCCGCTTGTTCCTGTGCAGCTCCACGCAAAAATCGTACACCAGCGCTTCATCGACCAGCATCGCCGGCGACTTGCGGCGCTGCGCAATGGCCGCGACGATACCCGCCTCGATCCCGCTGCGCTCGGCAATCGGCGCGTGGATCGCCCACTCGACCTGCTGGTCCCACTCGCGCGCCGTCACCAGAATCGCGATTTCCGACAGGCGCGTGCCGATCGCGCTGCGGTAGCGCAGGTACTCGCCCATGCGCTGCGCGCTCTCCATCAGCTCCGGGCTGCGCAGCAGCGGCACGAACGGCCCGTACAGCGCCCCGCGCGGGCCGTCGATGATGGCTTGGGCGACGGCCTGCTGCTGCGGCGCGAGCTGCTCGAAGGGGATGGGGCCTAGTCTTTCTCTCATCAAAGAATGTTCCCAAAGGCGGAAATATTTCGCAAATGCATAGCAAAATTGATTTTAAATTCATCGTACTTTGTTTTGCTTTTTCGAGGTGTGCAGATTCATGAAAAAATTTCGCGGCCCCCGAAAATGTGTGTTCATGGCGACGCTATACTGGACTCAGTGGCTCCGGCCGAACACCTCGCTGCCGGACCACCAGCTTCCAAGTGCAATGGATCTCGATGACAAAAATACTGAGGAGATATTGAGATGTCGAAAACGGCAAAGGCGATATGGGGCGGTATTCTGATGTTGGCGGCAGGCGGGGCATCTGC
Protein-coding regions in this window:
- a CDS encoding carboxymuconolactone decarboxylase family protein; translated protein: MRERLGPIPFEQLAPQQQAVAQAIIDGPRGALYGPFVPLLRSPELMESAQRMGEYLRYRSAIGTRLSEIAILVTAREWDQQVEWAIHAPIAERSGIEAGIVAAIAQRRKSPAMLVDEALVYDFCVELHRNKRVSDVTYANALALFGEKGVVDLMGINGYYTFLAMVMNAAQTAAPVSTAAPLPE